The Osmia bicornis bicornis chromosome 11, iOsmBic2.1, whole genome shotgun sequence genome includes the window TCTGGCGGCTGGCGCGGTATTCAATTCGTTCCACGTAGTGTCGGAATCGACGCCAACTCCGCCGCAAGGTAGTCGCACGAAACTCTTGATGGGCAGCTGAGAGAGCTTCGACACGTCCAACTTTTGCCGATTCATCGGATTCGTTCCTGCGCGAAGCACACCTTACtttctgtctgtctgtctgtccgACCGCGAACAAATCGTGGGTGGAAGATAGCGACGCGGCAAAATAAAGTTTACACCATAGAGTAGGGAGGAGGGGGAGGGAGGAGGATGGTAGAGAGCCGATTGCGCGGAGTCGACTCACCGAACAGAAGAGCGTGAGCCTCGCTGTGACACGTTTGAATCTCCTCGAGGGTGGCTTTCCGCGATCGTATTCGATCGCACCTCTGTAGCAAGCCGGTCTCGGATAACCGGGCCCAGACGCTCTGCAACCTGCCCCCGTGCTCCGGATGACCACGTACGGTTTCACCGCATACGCATGCGTGCTTCAGCATCAGCGGATCGTAGGCCAGACCGGTGGTCGGTCGATGAGAGGATGAGGTTCGCGCAAACAGTTCGCCGCTTCCCTGAGGACCTGCGGATACAGCAAGGTTAGGTATAGGGCTCGATACTACGCTACAAACGATAATTCGGTTTTCTCTTACCCAGGTGAACCAACGGGCTCGAGAGCGCTCTGGACAACGGTCGTGCGCTCGATTGACCGCTCCTGCTTCCACCGTAGGCCGCGGACGACTCGTTCGAGAGCTGCAGGGTGTGCCTCATCATCAGATCCCTCTGTTGCTGAAGAAATTGCTCCCGATCCCGTTGCTGCTTCGAGATTTCGCTCTCCTCCGACGGATGCTCCTTCTTCCCTCCAGTCAGATCGATCACCTCCGATTCCTCGGACTCGGGAGCCTCGTCCAACTGGTTAGTCTGACCGCGTGAACCGACCCGCGTCAACACCGTTTGACGTATCTGTTGTTTCAGATAATTGTGCGCTTGCTGTTGATCGTGAAGCTGTTTCTCCGCCAGGTACTCTTCGTAATGGGACTGCGGTCCGATCATACCGCCTTGCAGCATCGGATGACCGAGTGGCAGAGGGGCGGATTGAGTTCTACCTGTGGACAAGGAGGCAACGACAAACGGACGGTCGTACGAACGTCGGACGAACGTTCGAAGGGTGGCGAGGAaggatagagagagagagagagaacatACTACCTAAAGGCCGGTGACCAGCCTTTTGCAGTCTCGCGTGCGCTACTTGCGTGTCCGTGATGGGTGATGCTGCGGCGGCGGCGGCCGCTGCTGCCGCAGCCGCAGCCGCAGCAGCCGCGTGATAAACCGAGGACGGGTGTTGCCTATTCGCATGATGCTCCATGTTCTGCTGCATCTGTTTATGAACGAAGCCGCCACTACCACCTCCACCTCCACCCCCACCTccaccgccaccaccgccGCCACTCGACGGCGGGTCTCCTTCGATCACTGTCAACGACGGATAGAACGGCAACGTGCCGGGTAACATTTGCCCTGTGAGCGGCATACCTAGCCGTGCGGTAAACGCTGCTCGCACCTCTGCCTCCGAGACGGTCGCCAGTTTCGTGCCGCTCTGGAAAACACGGTCGAACGTACAACGTACGGAACAGGTACGTAGATAGTCCAAACTAACGCAATCCGGTAGACTTTTTACCGTGCCGGATCCGGTCGGAACGTGAGGTCGACCGAGCGAGATGTTTGGCATGGACGGTGAACTGAACAGCGACAGATCCGAAAGACTACCCTGTTGGCTGCTGCTGGTCAAAGGACCACCGTAACCGGTGTTTTCGGTCTCCTGGAGAAAATATCAGAATTGTTAACGAAGAACGGTAAAATAATGAGATCGGAAAAGATTCGAAGATAATAATATGTCTCACCTCTTGAATGGCCGTCGCGTTGCCGGCCGCGGTAGGACTCGCTTGGGAATTGTTGACGGTCGGCGGTGAATTAGGCCCGGACTCCGGATTGCTGCTAGAATCTGGAAAAGTTTTTATCAGCGTTGCGTCGATGAGCGTCGTCGCGGTTTGTCTGTGACGTGTCCGCGAACGAgaatgaaattcgagcgaGCCCCTCCGttttctctctgtctctctctttctctctctttcccaCTCTCCCACTTCCTCCTCTCGGTCTGCGTTTTCAGAGAACGAGAATGAGAGAACGAGCGGAGACGGCAAAGAAGCAAAGTGTGCGCGAACACGCTTCGACAAATAAATCCTCTcaatttttcttgtttctcATCGTAATCGAAATTTTGTTAATGATCGGCAATTGGTAATCGGTAACTGTCTGATTACATGCTGTTACTTGGACACTTGCAAGAAaaggcaaaaaaaaaaaaaaatcaacgATCGATTAATCGTGAACACGGATGCAACGAATCGTTTGGCTGATGCTCACGCACAGGAAGAGTCGAGAAAGATCGACGAGATCGAACGAAAGTCCGATTAAGCTCGATCGAAGGACGTACTTGCTAGCAGTGATTTCCGTTTCAGGTGCGACAGCAGACGATCCTTCCGGCGTGCCATCAGGGGTGAGTTTCTCGACGCTGCCATGTTCCTCTCCACGCGTTGCTTTAGTCGCACCTTCAGCAGATTCGGCTCCGAGGCTGGCCAAGTTTAGCCAGGGTTAGTCGTTGGTGTCCACGTAAGGGGGCCGGAGGAGCGAAACGGTGGCGAAAAACGAGGAAAGGGTGGTCGCGCGAGTGAATTACGAAGGAAGAAGGGAAAGGAATCGAGTTCGAGTCAGCAACAGGAGGGTGGAGatagaagaggaagaaaaaggaaagggtGAATCGAGGTAAGAATTTCAGGCTATTTCAGTCTTTTTCAAGGGTTGTACGCGAAGAGAGAGGCGATACATAATAGGAACAAGGGTACGCGTTTGCTTCGTACAGGCAAAATGGTTGGATCGCAAAAAACCATGCTTTAGTAGGCATTCTACTATCGTACATAGGCACACATAGAAAGAGAGACTACCTTTCACCAAGTATGCGTATCACTCGACACCACGGGGATATATTATTGTATCGTAGAGCACGTATGCGCGTTAACGCGTATATCTACCTGTTTTCCGTAGAGGAAAGTCGTCGGCAAACTTTTCCTGCAGCATCTGCGGCATCCGGTAGGGATGCGAGGAGTTGACGGTGCCTGCCGATTCCGACTGCGGTTGCAACCTGTTCCAAAAATTTACATTCattcgtttaattaattttcatgattttaggTTCGAGAGGAATCTGAAGAATCTTACCAGCTCCTGTATCCGGGTGTACCAGGTACCGCTCCATTCGCAGCGGCCGCAGCCTCCCTCTGCTTTTTGTTCACAAGGAAGCTCTGAAATCGTAAGTTTATTTGAAACTTTCTCGAAGAAAATTCTCGTCGAAAATCCCTCCCCCTCTACCCGATTCGCAAAGCGCAAGAACCACCTGCGCCgtctattctattttattcaattcgTTACTGGATCCGCGATTCGCGCCCGGCATCATCAAGTACCTGAAGCCGTTGCTTGACCTCCGTCGAGGCGATCGCGCTGTGATCGTGCTTATCCTTTTTCCTGAGCGCTTCGAGCCTCTCCTTTTCCCTCCTCTGCTCTTCCAATTGCTTCTGCTGCTCCCATAACTGAAAATGAAGGAATCGATCAGTCGTTAGAATCATTTACTCCGCGTTCGAAAAATCACCAACGAACGAGAGTGAATGGGTGAATGAGAAAAGAAGAGGGAGAAGGGACGAGTGGAATCTGTTCCTGTTGGCGCGGACGGACGCGAGTAACGGGTTATTCTTTCGCGCGTCTCTCGCGCATCCGTACAGGCGTGCTTCGCGTCGCGTACCGCCTCGGTCGAGTTTACGCGACCGAAGGAATATTCCGATGGACTTTTGACTCGGAACGATTCGAAGACAATGGGGGAACGGGCGCGATGTTCGATCGTCGGACGAGGATAATCTGTTggtggaggaggcggaggaggagaaagaggaaCGAGAGAGAATGGAGAAACAGACGATAGAGAATGGTACAGCGTTTTGATTCACCCGATACGCGCTCACCTTCAGCTGATGCATCTGTTGCTCGTGCAACTCGGCCAATTGTCGTTCCTGCGCTTGGTACTGCTGTCGCAGTATCTGCTGCTGAAGCTGGTGGTGTTGCTGCAGCTGAAAGCAGAGAATCGTAACGGTTTCTGGTTAGAGACGTATGATCGGCCAAGTGTACGATCGAATGCGTTTTTTCGGAAGAAACCGTGGCGAATAGCGCGCGCATGACCCAGACGACGCTTTCGCGGCGTGGCTCGTACGCGCGTACGCACGCGTTTAAGCTCGAGTTTAAAAATAACGCGCGACCGACGCCGAAGTTAGCGAACGCTTTGAGAACGCGACGCGCGAGAAAACGGTATCCTCGCTTTATTTATAGccagaaaaatatatatccgTCGGTCGAAAAACACGAGGATAGCCGTGACGCGACAGGGCGAAAAGCCGCGAGAACGCGGCGAGGAGAACACGCGGCTACGGGAAGCGGAAACGATACCATCTCTCGCGGCGTTCCGCTCAAACGACTACGAGGAcgaagacgacgacgacgatcacgacgacgacgacgacgacgacgacgacgacgacgagagCTGGAGCGTGCACCGAGAGAGGAGAaattagaaagagaaagagacagagagagagagagagagtgcgagagagagagagagaggagataCGTTACCTCGAGTATTTTTTGTTGGAGCGCGTGACCGTGCAGGGCGGTTGGATCGGTGGAGGCGGTGTGATACGCGCTGGACGTCAAGGTGGTCGCAGCACCGCCAACTCCGCCGACCAGCTCTCTCGGCCTAGACATCGGTGAGCCCGGCGTGTCCCTGGCCATTTCTGCGCATACACGACCGCTCGTCTTTCAaacaggaagaaaaagaagaagaagaagagggaggaggaggaagaagaagaagaagaagaagaagaagaggagaagaCAGAAGCAGAAGAACCGCGCTACGACCACGAGGtttctccttctcttcctcttcctcttcctctttcgcTTCCTGTTTCTCTACCTCTCGGTCGATCACAGGGGGAAAAGGAGATCGACTAGGGATTCGCGTACGGACGATCGGAAGACGGCAAGGACGTGGGCGACCGCGAAAACGACGGCATAACAGTCGTCGTTGATCGTTAAAACGGTGTAGAGGAGGAGCTCGAGGCTCGATAGCGCGCTTATTTTTAGATGCGTCATGCGCGCGACAACCACCTtatctttcctttcctttctcttcATTCCATTCCTATTTCCTCGCGCTTCGTCCGACCGTTGCCCGCGTGATTCGACCAGGCCCTGTGGTCGACAGGTAAAAGAAAAGCAACGGCGAAGTAGTCAATGTTTCGATTCACCGAGTCGGAGGAAGCGGAGCAAGAGAAGAAGAACGGGAGGAAAAGAACGCGCTCGATCGCTTCGCGTTTCCTCTCCCTAATCCTTACCTTTCTGTGGCAGATGGGTAAACGCGGACGCGATTTCGACGCTTCCGTAACCCACGTCTTCTGGAACAAACACAAAGGTATCGTTTTAACGTTTGCGATATCAATCTTCGTCTGGCGCGGATTTTTCGCGGTTTTCCCAGAAATCGGGATATCGAGTCGAGATGTTCGGATTCGTACGAAATGGAAGAGGTTGTGCAGAGGGGAAATAGGGCGAAataggaaaaagggaaggaaagGTGAGAGAGCGCGAGCTGAAACCGACGAACGTCGAGAGTTAGCGAGCGAGAGCAGGGGTCACTGCACGCTGCATTCCTCCGAGTCAAGTCCAAGGTTAATCGCGGAGGAGGGCCGTTCTCTCCGACGCTTGCTTTGCTCTTGCttccttcttctcctgtttGCTTGGCGCGGACCGGAGTGCCGGCCGCTTCTGTTACCGCGTCGCGATCGACGTTCCTTCGAACGAGAACGATCTTCCTTTCCCCTGCCCCCTCGTCCACGCGAATACCTCCCGAATTCATGGTACGGTAATTAGGCTTCCATCGATCCGAGTACGCGTTTCGCGCCATTTTTCAAAACCCTCGTCGTCCATAAGCGGGCGCAAATCGGAGCCTCCCCGTCGTCGTCAGCGAGAAATCGCGCCGTCGCTGTCGAGGACCACGAATGTCGGTCAGCGCGTAGGTCAGTGGAggtagagaaagagagaaggagaaaggTCAGCGCGCGTTCGTTCGAAAGGGAAAATATTCGAGCGGAAAGGCCGCGTTCCGTGAAGTCGATTCGCGCGGCAGCCAGCGAAACGAGAGGAGAAACGTGCGAGCAGAGTCGTGGCAAGTTTTTACGCGTGTTCCTGCTGGCTGGTGGCCGACTAGCTAAGATTAGTCGAACGATCGCTATATATAGGATGACATTTATATACGCGCGTACTAAACGCGAGAAACTTACGCTCCTCTTCCACCCCCGACCATCGCGGAACGAAAGCGCGcgattttctttctctcgtcGCGATTCTttcgaaaagaagaaaagaagtaaAGAGGAAAGGAAATGATGGATCGCGTTCCTCTGTAAGAGGAAGGAGAGTCGAGGGAAGGAGGCGCGACCGCGTGGGTGGCGCACGCTCGATTTCCTCGATAGAACGACCAAGAGGAAGGAAGACCAACGACCCCTCGTACACGGCTAAGAGGAAACGCGCGAAACTACCGTCGATACCGTATCGTTCGAAGGAAGAACGAGTTCAGTTGGCGGGTTAAAGCGACGAAAAACTTCTCGGCCGACAGTGGCGGTACTTGACCGTTTGTTCGCGTTCTAAATTGATCCCGTGACTCGGTCTAAGTGGCGCGAATGATTCCAGTGACGTCAGCCAACGTTTCGGTTTCTCCGTCGCTTCGCATTCAATTCGCGACCACCGCGATTCGTCCCGCATCTTTTGTCCATTTTATTCCCGAGTTCGGCAAAGACAACGCATCTTTGTTCCTCCGAACTTGCCCGGGGAAACCTGTCTCCTAgttttccttcgtttcttccatcattttccttctttcctcGATTTCTCGTCATCTTTTTATCCCGTTTGCGACGCGCTGACGATGCCCAGGACGGAAACGGAGACGGGTGAACGACACAGGTGACGCAACGAACCGTCGCGCGTCGAGTTTGTAGTTAGTGTTCCCGTAATGTAAACCGCACACCGTGTACTATCGAGCAGCAGTCGGGGCTCCGTTGTTACGATCAAGCACAACAGGTGGTCCGGTGCGCGACGTCGGAAACGGTACCCtaatcgacgcgacgcgagaCACGGCTGcgaaaagaggagagaaaaaTAGTTTACCTTTCGAACCGATGCTCGACGTCGCGACGCGAGACGCGTGGCTACTCGAGAATCGAGCAACGGCAGCAACAAAGGGAtgaaaaggaaagaggaaaacGACGAAGCGCGCGACGATACGCGTCCTCCTTCATCCTTCGCGAGGATGCGTCTCTCTTCGGAGCGAAGGGTTGAAAGAGGTAAAGGCGCGCCTTGTCGGGGCGTGCATCGCACGGTATTGTACCGCAACACCGTCACTTTTTTCCCACCACCGATGACACGGAACAAAACCGTCTGGCGGACACCGTTAACCAGCTATCGAGCACACCGCGAAAGTCCAAAGTAAACTGTACGAGACGCGCGTCTCAGCCGCTTCTTTCGCGATTCCCTTTCCTCCGTCGCGTCGCCGTTATTCCGCGAGGACACCGCCGACGACGCCAGCGCCGTGCTTCGCAAACCTCCACAATCTCCGCTATTTATAGACACCCGGTATTGTTGCGTTCGCCtgtctctttttctcttcctatTCATTTATCTATCCATCTATTCGTCCGGTATCATCGATAACGTAATTCCACTTCTCCTTTCTTCCGTTTCACGCTCACCAATTTCTGAAAGACCGATCGCCGACCGTTCCGTTAGCGTCGTTGCGTTGTCATCCCCTTCTCTATCGTCCTCCCTCGATTCTTTCATCGTCCGCGATTCAGAAACCGACCAATTCGCTTCGCCCCGGCGAACCCTATCGAAAATTGTAACAGAAAGTTTGTCGAGGGTGAGTTTTCGTCATTGGAATCACTTAAATCAACGGGGATGTTACTTCGAGGGTAATCGTCGATCCGAGCGTTCGCGGTTTATACTTATTCTCGATTCTTATCGCCGCATCCGATGCAATTTATTCACTCGTTACGCAACGACAGTGTTCCAGGAGTTGGATAACGCGTCGCGATGGCGTTGCGGAAAAGCGAGAGCAGGTGGTTTCTAGCCAGCCGGTGCGACGCGTTTCGTACCTCGACGAGCAGGACCACGAGGGTCGTTAGGTATTTCCAAAGTACCGTTTCGAATCGATCGATACTTTCACCCCCCGTCGTTCATCCCCCTTCTGCGCCGTGACGGTTCGCCGAATTTCTTCGATTCCGTTCCATTCGAAAGAAGTAAGGCCTCCGAGACGGCGAGTCACGAGAAAGCTACCTTCCGAAAATAGGTGGCAAGGTCACCCCTTCTCGGACCAATTCCCTCCGCTTCCTCGCTCCACCTTAAAACCCAACAAAGCGTATCGATCGACCGAAAGAGCCGATAGCGAAACAACGCGGTCATAGTTTCAGGGAAAAATCTCGCCACCTTCGGCTACCCCTTCTCCTTTCCAAATGGATCACTACCTTTCCGTTGGTACCATCGAGACCGCGTGGTCCCTACTTTCATCCCCTTTAATCCTACCGCGCTACCACCGGAGTCGCGAAACGCGgacagagaaaaagaagagctAGAGAAGGGAAAACGTTCGAAGGTGTGTCGgtgttttgaatttttctaaaaGATGGCGCGTGGTGGGCAACGTCGCTCGCTGACTCTAATCCATCCAGGGTCTCTCGTCACTTGCAACTATTTATAGACGACCGCTCGATATGATGTACCGGCGTTATTTTTAGCGGCTTACCTAGCTACGGCCCTTTCACCCCTTCGAAATAGCGCTCGGGTAGACTCGAACGAGAACGGCAATTCGTTACGGATCGACTCGCAACCCCTCGATTTTCCTTCTTCCACAAATCAtccaaaattatttctatttttattatatatctcaTCCCTTTCGCGAATCGTCGCCGGAATCGCGGAAGGGAGTTTCTCATCGGTCCTCGAGCAGGAAGCGTTCAATGGTTCGCGAATTTTTCCATCTTTCGAGCGAGTCGGTGGTCGTAATTGCGCGATCAACTCGAAACACGCCGTTTATTTGCGTAGTTGATCACGTAACTCCGTTTAATTACGTGTTGGCGCAATTATACCGTGAACTACCTTCCGCTCGAAATAGCTGAATCGATACGAGCGTTCGGAACGTCCGAAGGCTCGCGACGTCCTACGTTAGACCGATTCCCCTTCGAATTCCTCGGCCTGGAACGGGGTGAACCGGAGATGCTGCTTCGTCGAAGCGAAAACGTACGCGATTCCCGTGACCGTAGCCGTGTCCCTGTTCCCGCTCGATTCTTACCCGCGGTCGAAACAAACGGAGGTGAATTCGAAGCCGAGGAGGGGAGGATTCGCTTCGTAGGTGGTCTTTCGGTAATACGCCGTATGGCGCGTTAGGACAAAAATAGTGGCGGTCCCGTTCGAAAATACCGACAGCTAAAAATACGAGCAAAAATAAACGTCTACGCGTGCAAAAACACGCATTAATATTCGCGGTGCGTACAACGTTCGTGTTTTTCGTAGCGGAGTAGGAAAGTAGGTGGGAGGAGATCGCGCAACAGGAAAACGCTGCGCGTGAAAACTAGAAAAAGATCGAGAAAGTAAAAGTAAACGCGGAAGCTCGATCGTATCGGTTCTCGCGGTATTTTCAAACGGCGGTAAAACGTGTCGCGTTGGCGCCACCCTAACGACGCGCCGCGTCTACTGACTCATCGGAAACGCAGCCGACGACCGCTGCCACTAACGGTTCGAACCAAagtaagagaaaaaaatgGGAGACAAAGAatggaaaggaaaggaaaggaaagaaaatgagaaGAGCGGATGGAAACGGAAGGGTTCCAGACGTCCGCGATAGGGTGACCTTTGCATGGATCCGAGATGCGATATCGAAACGCACGCGTCGTTATTGGGCTAGGTTATCGGTTTCGAGCGTTCCTTTCGTCTCCCTTGGTACGGCTGCCACCGTTCCTGAATCTGGGTTATGTTTACTACCCCCTCCCGTCGCTTCCCACCTTGTCCGCGAAGTTTACGCGTGTCCGAACTTTAGCGCCACCTACGCGACGCCGACGATCAGCGTTCCGTCGTCGGCCAACGGAGGAAAACGACGAACCGCGAGGTACGGGAAAGAC containing:
- the LOC114875943 gene encoding histone deacetylase 4 isoform X9, which gives rise to MKESREDDREGDDNATTLTERSAIGLSEIEDVGYGSVEIASAFTHLPQKEMARDTPGSPMSRPRELVGGVGGAATTLTSSAYHTASTDPTALHGHALQQKILELQQHHQLQQQILRQQYQAQERQLAELHEQQMHQLKLWEQQKQLEEQRREKERLEALRKKDKHDHSAIASTEVKQRLQSFLVNKKQREAAAAANGAVPGTPGYRSWLQPQSESAGTVNSSHPYRMPQMLQEKFADDFPLRKTDSSSNPESGPNSPPTVNNSQASPTAAGNATAIQEETENTGYGGPLTSSSQQGSLSDLSLFSSPSMPNISLGRPHVPTGSGTSGTKLATVSEAEVRAAFTARLGMPLTGQMLPGTLPFYPSLTVIEGDPPSSGGGGGGGGGGGGGGGSGGFVHKQMQQNMEHHANRQHPSSVYHAAAAAAAAAAAAAAAAASPITDTQVAHARLQKAGHRPLGSRTQSAPLPLGHPMLQGGMIGPQSHYEEYLAEKQLHDQQQAHNYLKQQIRQTVLTRVGSRGQTNQLDEAPESEESEVIDLTGGKKEHPSEESEISKQQRDREQFLQQQRDLMMRHTLQLSNESSAAYGGSRSGQSSARPLSRALSSPLVHLGPQGSGELFARTSSSHRPTTGLAYDPLMLKHACVCGETVRGHPEHGGRLQSVWARLSETGLLQRCDRIRSRKATLEEIQTCHSEAHALLFGTNPMNRQKLDVSKLSQLPIKSFVRLPCGGVGVDSDTTWNELNTAPAARMAVGCVVDLAFKTAMGDIKNGFAVVRPPGHHAETNQAMGFCFFNSVAIAARLLQQKLDVRKIMILDWDVHHGNGTQQMFYDDPQVLYLSIHRHDEGNFFPGTGGPTECGAGEGLGYNVNVAWSGGLNPPMGDAEYLAAFRTIVMPIARAFDPSIVLVSAGFDAAVGHPAPLGGYKVSPACFGKMTQQLLSLANGKVVLALEGGYDLAAICDSAQECVRALLGDEPSQLRDEELTRIPCQNAIDTLQKTIAVQMSHWPCVKLNAHTAPMSAIEAGQKERDESETVSAMASLSMQQPTNLTTTPEHSREVSEEPMEQDDAK
- the LOC114875943 gene encoding histone deacetylase 4 isoform X14 yields the protein MKESREDDREGDDNATTLTERSAIGLSEIEDVGYGSVEIASAFTHLPQKEMARDTPGSPMSRPRELVGGVGGAATTLTSSAYHTASTDPTALHGHALQQKILELQQHHQLQQQILRQQYQAQERQLAELHEQQMHQLKLWEQQKQLEEQRREKERLEALRKKDKHDHSAIASTEVKQRLQSFLVNKKQREAAAAANGAVPGTPGYRSWLQPQSESAGTVNSSHPYRMPQMLQEKFADDFPLRKTASEPNLLKVRLKQRVERNMAASRNSPLMARRKDRLLSHLKRKSLLANSSSNPESGPNSPPTVNNSQASPTAAGNATAIQEETENTGYGGPLTSSSQQGSLSDLSLFSSPSMPNISLGRPHVPTGSGTSGTKLATVSEAEVRAAFTARLGRTQSAPLPLGHPMLQGGMIGPQSHYEEYLAEKQLHDQQQAHNYLKQQIRQTVLTRVGSRGQTNQLDEAPESEESEVIDLTGGKKEHPSEESEISKQQRDREQFLQQQRDLMMRHTLQLSNESSAAYGGSRSGQSSARPLSRALSSPLVHLGPQGSGELFARTSSSHRPTTGLAYDPLMLKHACVCGETVRGHPEHGGRLQSVWARLSETGLLQRCDRIRSRKATLEEIQTCHSEAHALLFGTNPMNRQKLDVSKLSQLPIKSFVRLPCGGVGVDSDTTWNELNTAPAARMAVGCVVDLAFKTAMGDIKNGFAVVRPPGHHAETNQAMGFCFFNSVAIAARLLQQKLDVRKIMILDWDVHHGNGTQQMFYDDPQVLYLSIHRHDEGNFFPGTGGPTECGAGEGLGYNVNVAWSGGLNPPMGDAEYLAAFRTIVMPIARAFDPSIVLVSAGFDAAVGHPAPLGGYKVSPACFGKMTQQLLSLANGKVVLALEGGYDLAAICDSAQECVRALLGDEPSQLRDEELTRIPCQNAIDTLQKTIAVQMSHWPCVKLNAHTAPMSAIEAGQKERDESETVSAMASLSMQQPTNLTTTPEHSREVSEEPMEQDDAK
- the LOC114875943 gene encoding histone deacetylase 4 isoform X16, whose amino-acid sequence is MKESREDDREGDDNATTLTERSAIGLSEIEDVGYGSVEIASAFTHLPQKEMARDTPGSPMSRPRELVGGVGGAATTLTSSAYHTASTDPTALHGHALQQKILELQQHHQLQQQILRQQYQAQERQLAELHEQQMHQLKLWEQQKQLEEQRREKERLEALRKKDKHDHSAIASTEVKQRLQSFLVNKKQREAAAAANGAVPGTPGYRSWLQPQSESAGTVNSSHPYRMPQMLQEKFADDFPLRKTDSSSNPESGPNSPPTVNNSQASPTAAGNATAIQEETENTGYGGPLTSSSQQGSLSDLSLFSSPSMPNISLGRPHVPTGSGTSGTKLATVSEAEVRAAFTARLGMPLTGQMLPGTLPFYPSLTVIEGDPPSSGGGGGGGGGGGGGGGSGGFVHKQMQQNMEHHANRQHPSSVYHAAAAAAAAAAAAAAAAASPITDTQVAHARLQKAGHRPLGRTQSAPLPLGHPMLQGGMIGPQSHYEEYLAEKQLHDQQQAHNYLKQQIRQTVLTRVGSRGQTNQLDEAPESEESEVIDLTGGKKEHPSEESEISKQQRDREQFLQQQRDLMMRHTLQLSNESSAAYGGSRSGQSSARPLSRALSSPLVHLGPQGSGELFARTSSSHRPTTGLAYDPLMLKHACVCGETVRGHPEHGGRLQSVWARLSETGLLQRCDRIRSRKATLEEIQTCHSEAHALLFGTNPMNRQKLDVSKLSQLPIKSFVRLPCGGVGVDSDTTWNELNTAPAARMAVGCVVDLAFKTAMGDIKNGFAVVRPPGHHAETNQAMGFCFFNSVAIAARLLQQKLDVRKIMILDWDVHHGNGTQQMFYDDPQVLYLSIHRHDEGNFFPGTGGPTECGAGEGLGYNVNVAWSGGLNPPMGDAEYLAAFRTIVMPIARAFDPSIVLVSAGFDAAVGHPAPLGGYKVSPACFGKMTQQLLSLANGKVVLALEGGYDLAAICDSAQECVRALLGDEPSQLRDEELTRIPCQNAIDTLQKTIAVQMSHWPCVKLNAHTAPMSAIEAGQKERDESETVSAMASLSMQQPTNLTTTPEHSREVSEEPMEQDDAK
- the LOC114875943 gene encoding histone deacetylase 4 isoform X3 → MKESREDDREGDDNATTLTERSAIGLSEIEDVGYGSVEIASAFTHLPQKEMARDTPGSPMSRPRELVGGVGGAATTLTSSAYHTASTDPTALHGHALQQKILELQQHHQLQQQILRQQYQAQERQLAELHEQQMHQLKLWEQQKQLEEQRREKERLEALRKKDKHDHSAIASTEVKQRLQSFLVNKKQREAAAAANGAVPGTPGYRSWLQPQSESAGTVNSSHPYRMPQMLQEKFADDFPLRKTASEPNLLKVRLKQRVERNMAASRNSPLMARRKDRLLSHLKRKSLLANSSSNPESGPNSPPTVNNSQASPTAAGNATAIQEETENTGYGGPLTSSSQQGSLSDLSLFSSPSMPNISLGRPHVPTGSGTSGTKLATVSEAEVRAAFTARLGMPLTGQMLPGTLPFYPSLTVIEGDPPSSGGGGGGGGGGGGGGGSGGFVHKQMQQNMEHHANRQHPSSVYHAAAAAAAAAAAAAAAAASPITDTQVAHARLQKAGHRPLGRTQSAPLPLGHPMLQGGMIGPQSHYEEYLAEKQLHDQQQAHNYLKQQIRQTVLTRVGSRGQTNQLDEAPESEESEVIDLTGGKKEHPSEESEISKQQRDREQFLQQQRDLMMRHTLQLSNESSAAYGGSRSGQSSARPLSRALSSPLVHLGPQGSGELFARTSSSHRPTTGLAYDPLMLKHACVCGETVRGHPEHGGRLQSVWARLSETGLLQRCDRIRSRKATLEEIQTCHSEAHALLFGTNPMNRQKLDVSKLSQLPIKSFVRLPCGGVGVDSDTTWNELNTAPAARMAVGCVVDLAFKTAMGDIKNGFAVVRPPGHHAETNQAMGFCFFNSVAIAARLLQQKLDVRKIMILDWDVHHGNGTQQMFYDDPQVLYLSIHRHDEGNFFPGTGGPTECGAGEGLGYNVNVAWSGGLNPPMGDAEYLAAFRTIVMPIARAFDPSIVLVSAGFDAAVGHPAPLGGYKVSPACFGKMTQQLLSLANGKVVLALEGGYDLAAICDSAQECVRALLGDEPSQLRDEELTRIPCQNAIDTLQKTIAVQMSHWPCVKLNAHTAPMSAIEAGQKERDESETVSAMASLSMQQPTNLTTTPEHSREVSEEPMEQDDAK